One Setaria italica strain Yugu1 chromosome II, Setaria_italica_v2.0, whole genome shotgun sequence DNA segment encodes these proteins:
- the LOC106804178 gene encoding LRR receptor-like serine/threonine-protein kinase GSO2, translating into MAPAKDRLHNLLVLLLFIGCLFVDAAAKLNTTAPCLPDQASSLLRLKASFIGDNLPSWQAATDCCHWEGVTCDMAFGRVISLDLSEFQLMSRRLDPALFNLTSLRYLSLAFVDFSGVSLPASGFERLTDIINLDLSYTRFTGKIPIGIACLKNLVIIHLLDNYELYFERPSFQTIMANMSNLRELYLDGVDLHNIGSDWSTVLADSVPQLQILSLSGCRISGSIHPSFSSLRTLDLSWNPMLSVRLTYFPAGNNLEVLNLEGTNFSYDTPSSFANLESLKTLRLSTMGIDNELASLISELPALDDLRLIGSNLEKPVLSWVSNLTQLTVLRLYGYDFSKSVPTWIGKLTRLESLMIWYCSFSVPIPYQIRNLTKLAALDFSRCDFEQRMPSWIGNLTELTSLTIDDCSLSGPIPSTIGNLIQLEYLEFCDTNISGKIPKSLFALPVLQCLRLAENQLVGSLEDIPAPLSSPLWEIDLQGNQLTGPIPKSLFQLTNLEYLNLGSNKLIGTIELGSIWRLKNLTYLDLGNNMISLVEKEGDTIFSYSLKIQTLYLASCNLTKFPEPLKYLDTIQYLDLSKNQIEGAIPSWVWEKPLRQLNLSHNMFTTLEKSPTVQMTHLNSLDLSSNRIQGSIPIPSTPSDLILLDYSNNNFSTIEPHFGRYLRNAIYINLSKNKLSGHVPLSFCSLNKLELMDLSYNNFSGPIPSCLMERVYLSILKLRGNKLHGVLPENIREGCKLQTIDFNENQIEGALPRSLANCQDLEVLDVGSNHIVDSFPSWMGTLPKLRILVLRSNQLYGTIRDLRSGYQHFTSLQIVDLASNYFSGDLHSEWFENFISMMNNNNDEGQILEHQTTALEAPLYQDTVTITFKDAALSITKILTTFKVIDFSNNSFEGSIPSSIGRLASLHGLNMSHNNFTGEIPSQLGKLTRLESIDLSCNHLSGEIPQEFTSLTSLSWLNLSYNNLTGRIPQANQFLSFPSSSFEGNGGLCGIQLSKECDTRPDSTTPSTLAPERNTLWQDRLDAIILFLCAGLGFGVGFALAIIFGPFYHIEEWLCKHL; encoded by the exons ATGGCTCCTGCCAAGGATCGCCTCCACAACCTTCTGGTCCTGCTCTTGTTCATAGGTTGCCTCTTCGTAGATGCTGCCGCCAAGCTTAACACCACAGCGCCTTGCCTCCCGGATCaagcttcttccctcctccggCTAAAAGCTTCCTTCATCGGTGACAACCTACCATCATGGCAAGCTGCAACAGATTGTTGCCACTGGGAGGGCGTCACCTGCGACATGGCCTTTGGAAGAGTCATTTCTCTTGACCTCAGTGAGTTCCAACTAATGAGCAGGCGTCTTGATCCTGCGCTCTTCAACCTCACCTCTCTCAGGTACCTCAGCCTTGCATTTGTTGACTTCAGTGGAGTCTCGCTCCCGGCATCTGGGTTTGAGCGGCTCACAGATATCATTAACCTCGACCTCTCTTATACCCGTTTTACGGGTAAGATCCCAATTGGAATTGCGTGCCTCAAGAACCTTGTGATCATTCACTTGCTTGATAATTACGAATTGTATTTTGAACGGCCAAGTTTCCAAACCATCATGGCAAATATGAGCAATCTGAGGGAGCTTTATCTTGATGGAGTGGATTTACATAACATCGGATCGGATTGGTCCACTGTTTTAGCAGACTCCGTTCCCCAGCTACAGATTCTTAGCTTGTCCGGGTGTCGTATATCAGGTTCTATCCACCCTTCATTCTCAAGTTTGAGGACGCTTGATTTGTCCTGGAACCCCATGCTTTCTGTGAGATTAACATATTTCCCAGCTGGAAACAATTTGGAAGTACTAAATCTAGAAGGGACCAATTTCTCTTATGACACCCCATCCTCGTTTGCCAATCTTGAGTCTTTAAAGACATTGAGGCTTAGCACGATGGGAATTGATAATGAACTCGCCTCTTTGATATCTGAGCTTCCAGCATTGGATGACCTGCGACTCATTGGATCAAATTTGGAGAAACCGGTATTATCTTGGGTCAGCAATCTTACCCAATTGACAGTCCTGCGGCTTTATGGTTATGACTTCTCTAAATCGGTTCCCACTTGGATCGGCAAATTGACAAGGCTGGAAAGTTTGATGATATGGTATTGCAGTTTCTCCGTGCCAATACCATACCAGATTAGAAATCTTACTAAATTGGCAGCGCTGGACTTCTCAAGATGCGACTTCGAGCAAAGAATGCCATCATGGATAGGCAATCTTACAGAGTTGACTTCTTTGACCATTGATGATTGCAGTTTATCTGGGCCAATACCCTCAACAATTGGGAACCTGATCCAACTTGAATACTTGGAGTTCTGCGATACTAACATCAGCG GAAAAATTCCGAAGTCTTTGTTCGCTCTTCCAGTCCTGCAGTGTCTTCGTCTAGCTGAGAATCAGCTTGTTGGCTCACTAGAAGACATTCCTGCTCCTTTATCATCACCATTGTGGGAGATCGATTTACAAGGTAATCAATTGACAGGTCCAATACCAAAATCACTTTTTCAGCTCACGAATCTTGAGTATCTCAATCTTGGCTCGAATAAATTGATAGGCACAATAGAACTCGGCTCTATATGGAGGTTGAAAAATCTCACTTATCTCGACCTGGGTAACAATATGATATCACTTGTAGAAAAAGAAGGTGATACGATATTCTCTTATTCCCTTAAAATCCAGACCTTATACCTTGCATCTTGCAACCTTACAAAATTTCCGGAACCATTAAAATATCTTGACACTATTCAATATCTCGACCTTTCTAAAAACCAAATCGAAGGGGCCATACCAAGTTGGGTGTGGGAGAAACCACTGCGTCAGTTGAACCTCTCACACAACATGTTTACTACTTTAGAGAAGTCTCCTACTGTTCAGATGACACATTTAAATTCTCTTGATCTCAGTTCTAATAGAATTCAAGGAAGCATACCAATACCATCAACTCCATCCGACCTGATTCTGTTGGATTACTCAAATAATAACTTCTCTACCATTGAACCTCACTTTGGCAGGTATCTTAGAAATGCCATCTACATCAATTTGtcaaaaaataaattaagtGGCCATGTCCCACTTTCATTTTGTAGTTTAAACAAACTTGAGCTCATGGACTTATCTTACAATAACTTTAGTGGACCAATTCCATCATGTCTTATGGAAAGAGTTTACCTGAGCATATTGAAGTTAAGAGGAAACAAATTACATGGCGTGCTACCTGAAAATATTAGAGAAGGATGTAAGCTTCAGACAATTGATTTCAATGAAAATCAAATTGAAGGTGCGCTACCTAGATCACTAGCAAATTGCCAAGACTTAGAGGTTCTTGATGTTGGCAGTAATCATATTGTAGATTCATTTCCATCATGGATGGGTACTCTTCCAAAGCTTCGAATTCTTGTGTTGAGATCTAACCAACTGTATGGCACTATAAGGGATCTTCGCAGTGGCTACCAACACTTCACAAGTTTGCAAATAGTTGATTTGGCCTCCAACTATTTCTCCGGTGACTTACATTCTGAATGGTTTGAGAATTTTATTTCAATGATGAATAACAACAATGATGAGGGGCAGATATTAGAGCACCAAACAACTGCATTAGAGGCACCATTGTATCAAGATACTGTCACTATCACATTCAAAGATGCTGCTTTAAGCATCACCAAAATCCTTACTACTTTCAAAGTAATTGATTTCTCAAATAACTCATTTGAGGGTTCCATTCCAAGTTCAATTGGAAGGCTTGCTTCACTTCACGGACTTAACATGTCGCACAATAACTTCACGGGAGAAATTCCATCACAACTTGGGAAGTTAACAAGGTTGGAATCAATAGATCTCTCTTGCAACCATCTCTCAGGAGAAATTCCACAGGAGTTTACCTCCCTAACTTCTCTTTCCTGGTTGAACCTTTCATACAACAACTTGACTGGAAGAATACCGCAGGCAAACCAATTCTTGTCATTTCCCAGCAGTTCGTTTGAAGGCAATGGTGGCCTATGTGGAATTCAGCTTTCCAAGGAATGTGACACTCGTCCAGATTCAACCACCCCAAGCACATTGGCTCCAGAACGCAATACTTTGTGGCAGGATAGACTTGATGCCATCATTTTGTTCCTCTGTGCTGGCTTGGGCTTTGGCGTGGGTTTTGCATTGGCAATCATATTCGGTCCCTTTTACCACATAGAAGAATGGCTTTGCAAGCATTTGTAA
- the LOC101757104 gene encoding uncharacterized protein LOC101757104: protein MATHFTPAHAVSHHHPSSAAADGEGHRTPARIHAAGLGISCGGSAVPATPLVASSPASSSASCPPAHNPISVSPASLWCRSCSSELEDLNGGLVWNAMLHQSRGARWCWTSHRCSKVTRRVHGLGRGKKASWVPDLLLVLAGRKKEELLVGGCCCCFGGQKNRAEGVLVIRAVACPFMEEEK, encoded by the exons ATGGCGACGCACTTCACGCCGGCGCACGCGGTGTCGCACCACCacccgtcgtccgccgccgccgacggcgaaggCCACCGCACGCCTGCACGCAtccacgccgccggcctcggcaTCAGCTGCGGTGGCAGCGCAGTGCCCGCCACACCTCTCGTGGCGTCATCCCCAGCATCCTCCTCTGCGTCGTGCCCGCCCGCCCACAACCCAATCTCCGTCAGCCCAGCGTCCTTGTGGTGCAGATCCTGCAGCAGTGAGTTGGAGGACCTCAATGGTGGCCTCGTGTGGAACGCCATGCTGCATCAATCGAGAGGTGCGAGATGGTGTTGGACATCCCACAGGTGCAGCAAGGTGACCAGACGGGTGCATGGTCTTGGCCGAG GGAAGAAAGCTAGCTGGGTGCCTGATCTGCTCCTGGTGCTTGCCggcaggaagaaggaagagctaCTGGTaggtggttgctgctgctgttttggTGGACAGAAGAACAGAGCAGAAGGTGTGCTGGTGATTCGAGCTGTTGCTTGCCCATttatggaggaagaaaaataa